GCACTCGTCTTCACCGACGGTGAAGAACGTCATGAGATCGAGGCTGCGATAGGCGGCCTCGATGATCTTGTCGAGCCCGCTCTCCTTGATCCCCAGATCGGCCATGAAGGTCTTCGCCTCTTCGGGCTCGAGCTGCGCCAGCTCTTCCTCGATGGAGGCGCAGACCGTGAAGAACTGGCGACCGTTCGCCTCTGCCCAGGCCTTCGCCGCAACGACACGCGCGTTGCCCTCCTCGCTGCCGATGTCACCGTCAGCGATGTTGGCGCACACGATCACCGGCTTCAAGACGAGCAGCGACATCGACTGCACGAACGGCTTCGCGCTCTCAGGGATCTTCGCGACCACGTCAGCAGGCGGACGCGTGCCGTCTTCGAGCGCCTTGACCACCGACTCGAACCACATGCGCGCATCAGCGGCCATCTTGCGATTGCGCTCAAGGGTGTTCTGAATCACCGTGAGGTCGCTGATGAGCAGCTCGAGCTCGAGGTTCTCAAGATCGTCGACGGGCTTTGCGTCTCCGAGATAGTCGTGATCGTAGCAGCGCACGACCTGCAGCAGCGTGTCGACGGTGCGAAAAGCGCCGAGAACACGCTTGCCCAGCGCTCCTTTCTCCTGCGAATCGGCACCGGAGGCCGCCACGTCGAGGAAATCGACGGTGGCTGGAGTGGTCTTCTTGGGCGTGAAGAGCGCCGAGAGACGTTCGAGGCGCTGATCCGGAACCTGGACGTGCGCCTGGTTGGGCTTCTGGCCCGATGAGCTCCCCCGCTTCGATTCGTCGAGGCGGGTGAGCGCGTGAAACAGTGTGGTCTTGCCAGACTGGGGCAGACCGATGATACCGATGGTCAAGCTCATGGGGAGGAGGATTTGAGCGCACGGCGCCCAAAACCTGCCGCACCCGCACCGTGCGCGCCAAAGGTCTCCCGCTCCAGCCGGAGAGATCAATAAAACGTCCGGAGGCCCCATGCAGAACC
This portion of the Pseudomonadota bacterium genome encodes:
- the ychF gene encoding redox-regulated ATPase YchF, translating into MTRSFCCWGDSVGGFCMGPPDVLLISPAGAGDLWRARCGCGRFWAPCAQILLPMSLTIGIIGLPQSGKTTLFHALTRLDESKRGSSSGQKPNQAHVQVPDQRLERLSALFTPKKTTPATVDFLDVAASGADSQEKGALGKRVLGAFRTVDTLLQVVRCYDHDYLGDAKPVDDLENLELELLISDLTVIQNTLERNRKMAADARMWFESVVKALEDGTRPPADVVAKIPESAKPFVQSMSLLVLKPVIVCANIADGDIGSEEGNARVVAAKAWAEANGRQFFTVCASIEEELAQLEPEEAKTFMADLGIKESGLDKIIEAAYRSLDLMTFFTVGEDECRAWTVRVGACAPEAAGRIHSDLEKGFIRAEVVTTDDLLAQGTYAACRDKGLLRLEGKTYVVHDGDILNIRFNV